The following coding sequences are from one Luteimonas sp. S4-F44 window:
- a CDS encoding tetratricopeptide repeat protein, giving the protein MAVFVAIAICITLATVAMLVHALRTGAPRVALAVAVLVPVLVGGLYTIVGTPAALDPQALRAPDSLEEAITRLQADLQRDPRQPEGWLLLGRSYAAMQEPGKARDAIERAAKLVPDDDALQVEYARARAEAHPQRRFDDTAVEILRTVLARNPEQQHARWFLGIAQRQAGDDAAAVATWEPLLTQLDGGTAATLREQIAAARQAAGMPASAAPATEATTAAPARALHVRVRIDGDAAALAARLPPETSVFVMARQPGGPPMPVAAQRHRLSALPLDIVLDDDDSPMPTQPLSALDEVEVVARIAARGIAERSADDLESAPVRVTLPTADTIELVIEAPRP; this is encoded by the coding sequence ATGGCCGTTTTCGTTGCGATCGCGATCTGCATCACGCTGGCGACCGTGGCCATGCTGGTCCATGCCCTGCGCACCGGTGCGCCGCGCGTGGCGCTGGCGGTGGCCGTGCTCGTGCCGGTGCTGGTCGGCGGCCTGTACACCATCGTCGGCACCCCCGCCGCACTCGATCCGCAGGCGCTGCGCGCGCCCGATTCGCTGGAAGAGGCGATCACCCGCCTGCAGGCCGACCTGCAGCGCGACCCGCGCCAGCCCGAGGGCTGGCTGCTGCTGGGGCGCAGCTATGCGGCGATGCAGGAGCCGGGCAAGGCGCGCGACGCGATCGAGCGTGCGGCCAAGCTAGTGCCCGACGACGACGCGCTGCAGGTCGAATACGCACGGGCCCGCGCCGAGGCGCATCCGCAGCGCCGCTTCGACGATACCGCCGTCGAGATCCTGCGCACGGTGCTCGCGCGCAACCCCGAGCAGCAGCACGCGCGCTGGTTCCTGGGCATCGCCCAGCGCCAGGCCGGCGACGATGCGGCGGCCGTCGCGACCTGGGAGCCGCTGCTGACCCAACTCGACGGCGGAACCGCCGCGACCCTGCGCGAACAGATCGCCGCCGCGCGCCAGGCCGCGGGCATGCCCGCGTCGGCGGCCCCGGCCACCGAGGCGACGACTGCGGCTCCGGCGCGCGCGCTGCATGTGCGCGTGCGCATCGACGGCGACGCCGCGGCCCTGGCCGCGCGCCTGCCGCCCGAGACCAGCGTCTTCGTGATGGCCCGCCAGCCCGGCGGCCCACCGATGCCGGTGGCCGCGCAGCGCCACCGCCTGTCCGCATTGCCGCTCGACATCGTGCTTGATGACGACGACAGCCCGATGCCGACCCAGCCGCTGTCGGCGCTCGACGAGGTCGAAGTCGTCGCCCGGATCGCGGCCCGCGGCATCGCCGAGCGCAGCGCCGACGACCTGGAGTCGGCGCCGGTGCGCGTGACCCTGCCCACCGCGGACACGATCGAGCTGGTGATCGAGGCGCCTCGTCCCTAG
- a CDS encoding cytochrome c-type biogenesis protein, with translation MIRALLLALALCLAWPPAARAQAAVDPAPLTFENAAEETRFRSLILELRCVMCQNQSLADSNAQIAHDLRREVLALMRRGQSDAQIREHLVARYGEFVLYRPRVGPATWLLWFGPLVVLGAGGVVIWRIVAARRREPLPPIDDSQEW, from the coding sequence ATGATCCGTGCGCTGCTGCTCGCGCTGGCCCTGTGCCTGGCGTGGCCGCCCGCGGCCCGCGCGCAGGCCGCCGTCGATCCGGCGCCGCTGACGTTCGAGAACGCCGCCGAGGAAACGCGCTTCCGCAGCCTGATCCTCGAACTGCGCTGTGTGATGTGCCAGAACCAGTCGCTGGCCGACTCCAATGCCCAGATCGCTCACGATCTGCGCCGTGAAGTGCTCGCACTCATGCGCCGTGGGCAGAGCGATGCGCAGATCCGCGAGCATCTGGTCGCGCGCTACGGCGAGTTCGTGCTCTATCGCCCGCGGGTCGGGCCGGCGACCTGGCTGCTGTGGTTCGGCCCGCTGGTCGTGCTCGGCGCCGGTGGCGTGGTGATCTGGCGGATCGTGGCCGCGCGTCGCCGCGAGCCACTGCCGCCGATTGATGATTCCCAGGAGTGGTGA
- a CDS encoding DsbE family thiol:disulfide interchange protein, producing the protein MSTSPTRRSHGRWLPLAVFAAIAVLLAAGVWLSRNPHRDALPSPLIGKPAPDFRLPVLHEPGRMVTAAELRGEPYLLNVWGSWCPGCREEHAVISEFAKTKRVRVIGYNWKDEHSDALRWLEQFGNPYWLVLVDYEGHAAIDWGIYGAPETFLVDGNGTIVWKYVGPMTPEVLRTQLLPQVERLEAP; encoded by the coding sequence ATGAGCACATCCCCGACCCGCCGCTCGCACGGCCGTTGGTTGCCGCTGGCGGTCTTCGCCGCGATCGCCGTGCTGCTCGCCGCAGGCGTCTGGCTGAGCCGCAATCCCCATCGCGATGCCCTGCCCTCGCCACTGATCGGCAAGCCCGCGCCGGACTTCCGGCTGCCGGTACTGCACGAACCCGGCCGCATGGTGACGGCGGCCGAACTGCGCGGCGAACCCTACCTGCTCAATGTCTGGGGCAGCTGGTGCCCGGGCTGCCGCGAGGAACACGCGGTCATCAGCGAGTTCGCCAAGACCAAGCGCGTGCGCGTCATCGGCTACAACTGGAAGGACGAGCACAGCGATGCGCTGCGCTGGCTCGAGCAGTTCGGCAACCCGTACTGGCTGGTGCTGGTGGACTACGAAGGCCATGCGGCGATCGACTGGGGCATCTATGGCGCGCCGGAGACCTTCCTGGTCGACGGCAACGGCACCATCGTCTGGAAGTACGTGGGCCCGATGACGCCCGAGGTGCTGCGCACGCAACTGCTGCCGCAGGTCGAACGGCTGGAGGCACCATGA